GATGAATCTGCTTCGGCTCCAGGACCGGCTTCCACAGCGGCGGCGAGCGAGTCGAAGAGTAGGGCAAGCACTCTCTTTGCGTCCGTCAGTCCGGGAACGAGTCGACGCACCCCCAGATTCAGAACGCCGACGTACCGGCCTTCGGAAGAATACAAGCATTGAGTTAAGCCCTCTTCGTATCCAAGAGGCTCCACAATACTGCGCACCGTGGACGAGGAACTGCGCTGTTCGCCCGTGAGGCTGCTTAACCATTGCGTCCGCCCAGTCTGCCTCACGAAGCTGAAAAGCGGATCGCTATGCAGTTGGTAGCGAATGAAGTCGCCCTGCAAAGGAGACATGGCACCTGCGACGTGGATGTGCTCTTTCGCACGCGGATCCCACCGTGACAACAGCGCCTCGTCGTATGGGAAAACACGCTGCAGTCCGGCCATGACGATGTCGAAATCACTGCCTTGCCGCTGCGACTCCCGAGCTGCGCTTCGGACTTCGATTGCGGCCTCAAGTCTCTCAGCTGAACTGCTGATTGGTTCCACCAACCAAGTCTATTCTCCAAGGGCTGCTGACTAGCCTAACTTTGCCCAGAGGCACTGAACTTATCCTTCGGATGGGCGAAATTGATTCACGTTTTACCCGGGTCAGGGGGTAACCAGGATGCTCCTGTTTACCCCCTTTCCTAACAGAGCTACGTCGCGGCCGCGGGTAACCCGGAATGTCAGGTTCTTACCTGAACTTCATATCCTTCAGCTCGTTCAAAAAGCACCCTTAAGTTTGTCCCGGAATGCTGCAGCCAAATGATCTGGGAATCGGAGCTTACAGCTTCAACCACGCCTTCCCGGATCGGTCCACCGCCGCGGTAGACCCTGACGTGTTTGCCCGTTAGCAAGGACCAGTCCTCAACGGAGTTGGCGTCCTTCGAGGTTACTTCTGGGCGGTCACCATCGGACCTGTTCTTGCCAATGGAGCTGTCGAAGCTCACGGCATCGTGTGTCGTGTTCAAGATATTTCCTCGGGGCTTTCGAAACCAGTCGTTTGGGACGATTACCGCTTGGCGCCGGTCCGCTCCGACTGGACATCAGGTTCTGTCCCCAGACCGGTGTCATGAACTACTCGCCCCCCGACGTATGTCATGAGGACGCGGGTTTCTGGCAGGGCATCGATGTCGCATGTAATGGGGTTGCGGTCCAGGATTGCCAAGTCGGCGTGATTGCCGGGAATGAGGGCGCCGATGCCTTCCCAACCCATGAGTTTCGCCCCGTTTTGGGTCCACATCTCGTATGCTTCTTGGCGGGTGGCCACTTGGGCAGGGCCGGCGTTGGTTCTGCCGCTGGGATACATCCTGTGGGTCACTGCAAGCTGCATGTGTTCGAAGGGATTGCATGGACCCCAGTCCATTCCGCCTGCTACCTCGAGGCCGGCGTCAAGGAAGTGGCGGAGGGGGTTGAGCACTTCGAGTGCCTTGGGGCCGATCCTTTCAGCCAGCATGTCTGCCTTGCCAAAGGTGAAGCTCGTGCTGATGGTCATGCTGAAGCCTAACTCGGCGTATTTTTTTGCTTGGTCTTCGCGGACCATATAGCCGTGCTGGATGATCCAATTAGTGCGCTCCAGCCTGTGTTTAGCAAGGACCTCTTCAGTCATTGCGATGTGTTCGTCGTGTTCGTCCGGGCTACAGGCGCAGAGGTTTAGCCGCAGGTCGTTCTCTGCGCAGAATTCGAACGCCCGTCGGTTATGTTCCACGCTTACTACCCGCTTGCCGGTTGTCACGTTCCCCCAGGGATCGAGATACCCTTCGTTCCAGGCTATGTTGCCGTTGAAACAAGGTCCGAATGTTGCGCTGGTTATGCCGTCGATGCGCAGCCAGTCGTCTTGGACGGATCGCATGGCGAGTGCCCTCTCAAGGGTCGCGTCGATCTCCGCGTCTGTCTTGGGTAGGTCACCGGGCAGTGCCGCCGGCTCAAGCTCAGGTACGGCATGGACCCGCAGGCTCAGGGCACCGTGGGCGTGCATCATCTGGTAGGCCTCGATGTGATCGAAGTCCATCGCGTGGCCTTCGTAGATCGTGGTGATGCCGAGCCCGTTGTACACAGCCATGGCTTTCGCCAGGGCCGCGGGCGCCAGTTCGGGTTGAATCAATGGCGGCATGAGCTTTGACAGCTCTGCGAAGAACGGATCTGAGTTGTAGTAGTTGGTCACCGCCCCTCGTAGGATGCCTGTGGGATTACCTGCTGCGTCCTTTTCGATCCATACGTCGGAGACCCGGTCCTCTGTTGAGGCATCAATTCCGAGCACCGAGAGGGCAGCGGAGTTCAGTGCGATGGCGTTCGGCAGGACCGGTGCGAAGGCTTGGATGATCACCGGGTGGTCGGTGGTGGCACGGTCCAGGACGTGCCTGTCCGGCAGTTCCCCTTCCGTCAGATGACGGAAGGAACGTCGTTGGAAATAGTGCGGCTCGCCGATCGGGGTGGTCCGTACCCATTCGCCTTTGGGTGTGGCTGCCGCTTTGCGCTGAATCAACTCGACGATTTCGTCATGGTCACGTACTTCGGTGAGGTCCACCAGGGGG
Above is a genomic segment from Arthrobacter sp. YN containing:
- a CDS encoding amidohydrolase, translating into MTTETTIDQPNIIYTDAEVIVDSRGTPAEAIWIRDGRIVAVGSNEEVLSIAGPDVERQSVPGATIIPGLIDTHPHLLHFSAFIAPLVDLTEVRDHDEIVELIQRKAAATPKGEWVRTTPIGEPHYFQRRSFRHLTEGELPDRHVLDRATTDHPVIIQAFAPVLPNAIALNSAALSVLGIDASTEDRVSDVWIEKDAAGNPTGILRGAVTNYYNSDPFFAELSKLMPPLIQPELAPAALAKAMAVYNGLGITTIYEGHAMDFDHIEAYQMMHAHGALSLRVHAVPELEPAALPGDLPKTDAEIDATLERALAMRSVQDDWLRIDGITSATFGPCFNGNIAWNEGYLDPWGNVTTGKRVVSVEHNRRAFEFCAENDLRLNLCACSPDEHDEHIAMTEEVLAKHRLERTNWIIQHGYMVREDQAKKYAELGFSMTISTSFTFGKADMLAERIGPKALEVLNPLRHFLDAGLEVAGGMDWGPCNPFEHMQLAVTHRMYPSGRTNAGPAQVATRQEAYEMWTQNGAKLMGWEGIGALIPGNHADLAILDRNPITCDIDALPETRVLMTYVGGRVVHDTGLGTEPDVQSERTGAKR
- a CDS encoding helix-turn-helix transcriptional regulator; protein product: MEPISSSAERLEAAIEVRSAARESQRQGSDFDIVMAGLQRVFPYDEALLSRWDPRAKEHIHVAGAMSPLQGDFIRYQLHSDPLFSFVRQTGRTQWLSSLTGEQRSSSSTVRSIVEPLGYEEGLTQCLYSSEGRYVGVLNLGVRRLVPGLTDAKRVLALLFDSLAAAVEAGPGAEADSSREWVTFVPDRADRQRLHDPSYVHGRDFPIVELVGKAVRTRRLPATLMVPFQGKCVEVRLQRLEEGTRAHCQVVEFDGPLSWREMEVLAEVARGRTNDEISAILRIAPRTVATHLEHILAKLDAPNRAAAAAYGAAIGFDLAPTYDYASRAGRIGGGRTQKREL